In Candidatus Defluviilinea proxima, a single genomic region encodes these proteins:
- a CDS encoding acyltransferase has protein sequence MIRGLNGLRAIAFLLVFFFHARYIDSGWMGVQLFFVLSGFLITGILLDMKTSLPKSQYFKKFYGRRLLRIFPLYYFYLIVMAILATWLISVNYRVGWMELFTKQAKYAALYIYNFHAATIFNTNNHFLSHFWSLSVEEQFYIFWPLLILLAPGKWHKHLFLSLILMGPLLRLGVLLIHNTGEIRMFVSSPAEALYTLPTSHVDAFAIGAYISRYSIPKAKEQFFLLLGLVPVIGFATQYFATGEMGPITSFGYQFLMPNAYQFIWGYSILNYFFAVAIYVVVKHRLFVRFLEWRPLEGLGKISYGMYVYHLPILWFALSLEDLGIILPHNLLQPIAALITFIATLLVASLSYRFIEKPILNLKERFFPLNSDEEEPVLASQNAVTRPSRLRIAHI, from the coding sequence ATGATCCGCGGATTGAACGGCCTACGCGCCATTGCCTTCTTACTCGTATTTTTCTTCCACGCCCGCTATATCGATTCGGGCTGGATGGGCGTGCAGTTGTTCTTTGTGCTTTCGGGATTTTTGATCACCGGTATTCTACTAGATATGAAAACATCACTGCCAAAAAGCCAGTACTTCAAAAAGTTTTATGGCAGACGCCTCTTGCGCATCTTCCCTCTCTACTATTTTTATTTGATCGTGATGGCTATACTTGCCACTTGGTTGATCTCCGTAAATTACAGAGTGGGTTGGATGGAGCTATTCACCAAGCAGGCAAAGTATGCCGCGCTCTATATTTACAACTTCCATGCCGCTACGATCTTCAATACCAACAATCACTTTCTGTCACACTTCTGGTCGCTATCAGTAGAGGAGCAGTTCTATATTTTCTGGCCGCTCCTCATCCTATTAGCACCGGGGAAGTGGCACAAACATTTATTCCTATCCTTGATCTTAATGGGACCACTTCTACGTCTGGGAGTTTTGCTCATCCACAACACCGGCGAGATTCGCATGTTCGTGAGTTCCCCTGCAGAAGCCTTATACACTTTACCCACATCGCACGTGGATGCGTTTGCCATCGGCGCCTATATTAGCCGGTATTCGATACCAAAAGCGAAGGAACAATTCTTCCTGTTACTGGGTCTCGTGCCCGTTATCGGATTCGCTACACAGTATTTTGCCACTGGTGAGATGGGACCAATTACATCATTCGGGTATCAATTTCTTATGCCGAACGCCTATCAATTCATTTGGGGTTATTCCATACTCAACTATTTCTTTGCTGTTGCCATTTATGTAGTCGTTAAACATAGGCTATTCGTCCGCTTTTTAGAATGGCGACCGTTGGAAGGGTTAGGGAAGATCTCATACGGAATGTACGTTTACCATCTCCCCATTCTCTGGTTTGCACTTAGCCTTGAGGATCTGGGAATTATCCTACCCCACAACTTGCTCCAACCCATTGCCGCGCTCATTACATTCATTGCCACTTTATTAGTTGCATCTCTCAGTTACCGCTTTATTGAAAAGCCCATTCTCAACCTAAAAGAACGCTTCTTTCCGCTCAATAGTGATGAAGAAGAGCCTGTTCTCGCCAGCCAGAATGCTGTCACACGCCCTTCAAGATTACGGATCGCTCATATCTAG
- a CDS encoding acyltransferase family protein, with protein MNKRIEYIDIARGIGILLVVLGHNDFGYISAFVYKVIYSFHMPLFFFLSGYFLNASIPFFDYLKKRFHSLLKPYLFTIFLIYFTSVSFEGMSFRTAIQRIVKSLYGAGHYIDWVQLWFLPHLFVVSLYAFLFFAIFRKWDNRYVRWVALVVTLGVSSLFLQDFYPFTLSVLGKQYELYGLPFSLDLVLLSGFFFILGSEVKQATSEKTFENIYLLIGTGAAVVLMNLFLTPIIDFNTRLYESYLINTIEAIAGILFVLALSRQLEIRTQRVAGLFKYFGQTSLFILLFHVPIQDYWGQKINAVTGNLQLSIWVGFFMGVAGSLLIYELFVKANPIASWWFGRKMEASEIKPTS; from the coding sequence ATGAACAAACGAATCGAATACATTGATATTGCAAGAGGCATTGGTATTTTGCTGGTGGTTTTGGGGCATAACGATTTTGGATACATCTCCGCGTTCGTCTACAAGGTCATCTATTCGTTCCATATGCCGTTGTTCTTTTTTCTTTCAGGATATTTCCTGAACGCGTCCATTCCATTCTTTGATTATCTCAAGAAACGTTTCCATTCCCTATTGAAACCGTATCTCTTTACGATCTTTCTCATTTACTTCACGTCTGTTTCATTTGAAGGGATGAGCTTTAGAACGGCGATCCAACGTATTGTCAAATCGTTGTATGGGGCGGGTCATTACATTGATTGGGTGCAGTTGTGGTTCCTGCCGCATTTGTTCGTAGTGAGTTTGTATGCGTTCCTTTTCTTTGCAATCTTTAGAAAATGGGACAACCGCTATGTACGCTGGGTTGCGCTTGTCGTCACTTTGGGCGTTTCCAGTTTGTTCTTGCAGGATTTCTATCCATTCACGCTTTCTGTTTTGGGGAAACAATATGAGTTGTACGGTCTGCCTTTCAGCCTCGACCTTGTACTTTTGAGTGGTTTCTTCTTTATCTTGGGGAGCGAGGTCAAACAGGCCACATCTGAAAAGACTTTTGAGAATATCTATCTTTTGATCGGTACAGGTGCAGCAGTGGTGTTGATGAATCTGTTCCTTACCCCGATCATTGATTTCAATACCCGTCTGTATGAATCATATTTGATCAATACGATCGAAGCGATTGCAGGCATCCTTTTTGTACTGGCCTTATCGCGTCAACTAGAGATACGAACTCAGCGCGTCGCTGGGTTGTTCAAGTATTTTGGTCAGACATCCTTGTTCATTCTGCTTTTCCATGTTCCCATTCAAGATTACTGGGGGCAGAAGATCAACGCCGTAACGGGGAATCTTCAGCTTTCGATCTGGGTGGGATTCTTCATGGGTGTGGCTGGATCCCTGTTGATCTATGAGTTGTTCGTCAAGGCTAATCCCATCGCTTCATGGTGGTTCGGGCGAAAGATGGAAGCATCCGAAATTAAACCCACCTCATAG
- a CDS encoding CPBP family intramembrane metalloprotease, translating to MKWIAPLSAYLAVGIGLFVFHSAWGTLLGFHVAIIISLLIAKPNIPLKTLLTNKNIKWILLSILLCGSSGITLYFTWDTFGFADDFPEQIASLGLNTSSWPVFIAYFALVNPFIEEYFWRGYLGSKTKSLHISDFLYAGFHGLVLYGMVRVEAIIFGLSMLVFAGWFWRQIAREDEGLLAPLLGHMTADFTILITVYRMTL from the coding sequence ATGAAATGGATCGCGCCTTTATCGGCGTATCTCGCGGTGGGAATCGGACTATTTGTTTTTCATAGTGCATGGGGTACATTGCTGGGATTCCATGTTGCGATCATCATTTCTCTCTTGATCGCAAAACCAAACATTCCACTAAAAACCCTCCTGACAAACAAAAACATCAAATGGATACTTCTGAGCATCCTGCTCTGCGGAAGCAGTGGGATAACTCTATATTTCACGTGGGATACCTTTGGGTTTGCAGACGATTTCCCCGAGCAAATTGCATCGCTTGGATTGAACACATCCAGCTGGCCGGTGTTTATCGCTTACTTTGCACTGGTCAATCCATTCATTGAAGAATATTTCTGGCGTGGATATTTAGGGAGCAAAACAAAAAGCCTGCACATCTCAGATTTTCTGTATGCAGGCTTTCATGGCTTGGTCCTTTACGGCATGGTACGGGTGGAAGCAATTATTTTTGGTTTGAGCATGCTTGTCTTCGCAGGCTGGTTCTGGAGACAGATCGCTCGCGAGGATGAAGGCCTACTTGCACCGTTACTTGGTCACATGACAGCGGATTTCACAATACTTATAACCGTATATCGAATGACTCTATGA
- the mvk gene encoding mevalonate kinase has translation MTTSSAPGKIILFGEHAVVYGRPALAIPVTQVHADVDISDSDSAGIMIHAPDINLHAELNSLPSDHPIASVIHNLFFLSRISPFPNLNIKITSTIPVASGLGSGAAVTVALTRAVSSHIHYPMTDEQVNAFAYEIEKIHHGTPSGIDNTVVTYAKPVYFIKGQSIETFKVDQPFMIVIGNTGISAPTKESVGDVRKLWEADKEKWEDVFNKVGEIADKARDAIEHGKTETLGEMMNENHVLLQKMTVSSPELDALITVAREAGASGAKLSGGGRGGNMIALVEPEKAEVVAKSLMDAGARNTIITQVK, from the coding sequence GTGACAACATCCTCCGCTCCCGGCAAGATCATTCTCTTCGGCGAACATGCCGTTGTCTATGGACGGCCCGCTCTCGCGATTCCCGTCACACAAGTTCATGCGGATGTCGACATCTCGGATTCTGACTCCGCAGGGATCATGATCCACGCCCCGGATATCAATCTACACGCTGAACTCAACTCGCTTCCCTCCGACCATCCAATTGCTTCCGTTATTCATAACCTTTTCTTTCTCTCGCGCATTTCCCCGTTTCCGAATCTGAATATCAAAATCACATCCACCATCCCCGTTGCATCTGGCCTCGGCTCCGGCGCCGCAGTGACCGTTGCCTTAACCCGCGCGGTGTCATCTCATATTCATTACCCGATGACAGATGAACAAGTCAACGCATTCGCTTACGAGATCGAGAAAATCCATCACGGTACGCCATCAGGCATCGATAACACTGTTGTCACGTATGCCAAGCCTGTCTACTTCATCAAGGGGCAATCGATTGAAACATTCAAAGTCGATCAACCATTTATGATCGTGATTGGCAACACCGGCATCTCTGCACCGACGAAAGAATCCGTGGGCGATGTGAGAAAGTTATGGGAAGCAGACAAAGAGAAATGGGAGGATGTATTCAATAAAGTTGGAGAGATTGCAGACAAGGCACGTGATGCAATCGAACACGGAAAGACGGAGACCCTTGGCGAAATGATGAACGAGAATCATGTGTTGCTACAAAAAATGACCGTCTCTTCGCCTGAGCTTGATGCCCTGATCACAGTCGCGCGTGAAGCTGGCGCATCGGGAGCCAAACTCAGCGGCGGCGGGCGTGGCGGAAACATGATCGCACTAGTCGAGCCAGAAAAAGCGGAAGTAGTTGCCAAGTCTCTGATGGATGCAGGCGCAAGGAACACGATCATTACACAAGTCAAATGA
- a CDS encoding decaprenyl-phosphate phosphoribosyltransferase, with product MLKHLIKNMRVRQWHKNGFVFFALIFDKQLFHRDAFLITLEGFFMFCLISSSVYLFNDIADIEADRQHPEKKKRPLASGALPVSVAIIAAVVLALTAIVVGYLLAPLFAVIVSFYLVANLLYSRWLKHVPILDVMIISSGFVLRVAAGVALITVERFSPWLYVITTLFSLFMGFGKRRAEISLLEQGAGTHRKVLDGYSIPLLDQYITIVSGMTIVTYSLYTFFAENMPVNHTMMLTIPFVVYGILRYLQLIQTGHAAGSPDEVALTDRSLQITVLLWGLTVVAVFYLS from the coding sequence ATGCTAAAACACCTTATCAAAAACATGCGCGTGCGCCAATGGCACAAAAACGGATTCGTATTCTTTGCTTTGATCTTCGACAAGCAATTATTTCATCGCGATGCTTTTCTGATAACGCTCGAAGGTTTCTTCATGTTCTGCTTGATCTCGAGCTCTGTATATCTGTTCAATGACATCGCAGATATCGAAGCTGACCGTCAACACCCAGAAAAGAAGAAACGTCCGCTGGCTTCGGGTGCACTGCCTGTCAGCGTAGCAATAATTGCCGCGGTCGTTCTTGCGCTAACAGCTATCGTGGTTGGTTATTTACTTGCGCCCCTGTTCGCGGTCATTGTTAGCTTTTATCTTGTAGCCAACCTGCTGTATTCGCGCTGGCTCAAACACGTTCCCATTCTCGATGTGATGATCATCTCCTCGGGCTTCGTCCTGCGTGTGGCGGCAGGTGTGGCTCTCATTACGGTTGAGCGTTTTTCCCCCTGGCTATATGTGATCACAACCTTATTCTCACTCTTCATGGGCTTCGGCAAACGCCGCGCAGAGATCAGCCTGCTCGAACAAGGCGCAGGCACACACCGCAAAGTACTCGATGGGTATAGCATTCCTCTGCTCGATCAATACATCACCATTGTTTCGGGCATGACCATCGTCACGTACTCGCTCTATACATTCTTCGCAGAGAACATGCCTGTGAACCATACCATGATGTTGACCATCCCATTTGTGGTGTATGGTATCTTACGGTATCTGCAACTGATCCAAACCGGCCATGCGGCAGGTTCACCGGATGAAGTGGCGCTCACAGATCGGTCGTTACAGATCACCGTGTTGCTTTGGGGTCTGACCGTAGTTGCAGTGTTTTATCTTTCGTGA
- a CDS encoding TlyA family RNA methyltransferase — MTKVRLDVLLVERGLAESRAKAQALIMAGQVRIADQVALKPATTVDASAQLTVDSGPRFVSRGGEKLDGALEAFALDVNGLVCADVGASTGGFTDCLLQRGAAKVYAIDVGKGILHWKLRNDKRVVVMEQTNARFVESLPEQLGLVTVDASFISLKILLPVVKKWTPLRLPPFSEKMGGETEGGVVALIKPQFEAGKKDVSRGDGVIRDPEIHKQVLLDVLGFALGEGFNIRGLIKSPLLGPKGNAEFLVWLDQAKVEEGSESIEQMVARVLEKPS; from the coding sequence ATGACAAAAGTACGTTTGGATGTGTTACTCGTAGAACGTGGACTCGCCGAATCACGGGCGAAAGCGCAGGCCTTGATTATGGCGGGACAAGTCCGCATTGCGGATCAGGTCGCGCTCAAGCCTGCTACAACCGTGGACGCCTCTGCCCAGCTGACAGTTGACTCCGGTCCGCGTTTTGTTTCGAGAGGTGGCGAAAAGTTGGATGGTGCGCTTGAAGCCTTTGCTCTCGATGTAAATGGATTGGTTTGTGCTGATGTGGGTGCCTCTACGGGCGGGTTCACGGATTGTCTGTTGCAACGCGGCGCGGCAAAAGTCTATGCCATTGATGTGGGGAAGGGTATCCTGCATTGGAAGTTGCGCAACGATAAGCGAGTGGTCGTGATGGAGCAGACGAACGCACGCTTTGTCGAGTCGCTACCGGAACAGTTGGGGTTGGTGACGGTGGATGCATCATTTATATCGTTGAAGATTCTTTTGCCGGTGGTGAAGAAATGGACCCCCCTCCGGCTCCCCCCATTTTCGGAGAAAATGGGGGGAGAGACAGAGGGGGGTGTCGTGGCCTTAATCAAGCCTCAATTCGAAGCCGGTAAAAAAGACGTCTCGCGTGGGGATGGGGTGATCCGCGACCCGGAGATCCATAAGCAGGTGTTGCTGGATGTTTTGGGATTTGCTTTGGGCGAAGGATTCAATATTCGCGGGCTGATCAAAAGTCCGTTATTGGGGCCGAAGGGGAATGCAGAGTTTCTCGTATGGCTGGATCAGGCCAAGGTCGAGGAGGGAAGCGAATCGATCGAGCAGATGGTGGCGCGAGTTTTGGAAAAGCCTTCATGA
- a CDS encoding guanylate kinase — translation MPPSSTDSEFNVHNPQPLLIVISGPSGAGKDTVMQRMQERGLPFHFVVTATTRPMRPNEVHGRDYFFVTKDEFARMIDEDELIEHAIVYGDYKGIPKQQVREALATGKDVVMRIDVQGAETVRKMAPEALMIFITTENEAELVHRLETRKTETPDSLALRIATARKELKRVQAFDYVIVNRDFQLDVTVDAIRAIITAEHHRVNPRKVTL, via the coding sequence ATGCCCCCATCATCCACTGATTCTGAATTCAATGTCCATAATCCACAGCCGTTGTTGATCGTGATCTCGGGCCCATCGGGCGCGGGGAAGGATACCGTGATGCAACGTATGCAGGAACGCGGTTTGCCGTTCCATTTTGTTGTGACTGCTACCACACGTCCCATGCGCCCTAATGAAGTACACGGCCGGGACTATTTTTTTGTAACGAAGGATGAGTTTGCACGCATGATCGATGAAGACGAATTGATCGAGCATGCGATCGTGTATGGCGATTACAAAGGCATCCCGAAACAACAAGTGCGCGAGGCGTTGGCAACCGGCAAGGATGTTGTGATGCGCATTGATGTGCAGGGCGCAGAGACGGTGCGCAAGATGGCACCCGAAGCCTTGATGATCTTTATCACCACTGAGAATGAAGCGGAACTTGTGCATCGCCTCGAAACGCGCAAGACCGAGACGCCCGATTCGCTGGCTCTGCGTATTGCAACAGCACGCAAGGAGTTGAAGCGTGTGCAGGCATTTGATTATGTGATCGTGAATCGCGATTTTCAATTGGATGTGACCGTGGATGCGATCCGTGCGATCATCACAGCAGAACATCACCGTGTGAACCCAAGAAAGGTGACTTTGTGA
- a CDS encoding rhomboid family intramembrane serine protease — protein sequence MSEYPADFSQPVQPPPQPVRVSLPQSAPYVTYTIIGVTVFFYLLQVGSVMLLGNPTTYSNIDWLELFGAKINEFIRDGQLWRLLTPALLHGSPTHIFFNMYALYSFGTSLERYFGRGRFFLLYVLGAFTGNVASFLFSDGYSVGASTAIFGLIGAEGIFLYQNRKLLAGRFRSAIGNVIFIIAINLFLVGSLPGIDNWGHIGGLLGGLIFSWFAGPMWEIEGIQPMLQLVDKRSSRDVIVGTSLVLLIFGALAMWGMVR from the coding sequence GTGAGCGAATATCCTGCTGACTTTTCTCAGCCTGTTCAACCTCCACCACAACCTGTTCGTGTGTCGTTGCCTCAGTCCGCGCCGTATGTGACATATACCATCATCGGTGTGACGGTTTTCTTTTATCTTTTGCAAGTGGGGAGTGTTATGTTGTTGGGGAATCCAACAACGTATTCGAACATTGACTGGCTGGAATTGTTCGGTGCAAAGATCAATGAGTTTATCCGTGATGGTCAACTTTGGCGGTTGTTGACGCCAGCTTTGTTGCATGGTTCACCCACTCATATCTTTTTCAACATGTATGCTTTGTATTCGTTCGGGACAAGTCTTGAGAGATACTTCGGGCGTGGACGATTTTTTCTTTTGTATGTGTTGGGTGCTTTTACTGGGAACGTGGCATCGTTCTTGTTTTCAGATGGATATTCCGTGGGTGCTTCCACTGCGATCTTTGGCTTGATCGGCGCGGAAGGTATCTTTTTGTATCAGAACCGCAAACTATTGGCAGGGCGTTTCAGAAGCGCGATCGGAAATGTTATTTTTATTATTGCGATCAATCTGTTTCTGGTTGGGTCGTTGCCGGGCATTGATAATTGGGGGCACATCGGCGGCCTACTCGGTGGCTTGATCTTTTCATGGTTCGCAGGCCCAATGTGGGAGATCGAGGGGATCCAGCCGATGCTTCAACTCGTGGATAAACGTTCATCCCGTGATGTGATCGTTGGGACTTCGCTGGTGTTGTTGATATTTGGTGCGCTGGCGATGTGGGGGATGGTGAGGTAA